The Streptomyces laurentii genome contains a region encoding:
- a CDS encoding hypothetical protein (identified by MetaGeneAnnotator; putative;~probable secreted protein [Streptomyces venezuelae ATCC10712]): protein MLRRRFLTLLTIVLLIGIPAGYLVISADQSRDSGIDKERESSPVGLQDNRPSQMKRRVFEVPIPSGAWNVAYYETSNWKTSRLYVQFTTTAGGLDAYLADSGGSRAALKSGEVSVSGRDADIVGWNFVPSHRWAGATVAHEPPRPTRDITVDLTDPAFPRVYVVSTTSP from the coding sequence ATGCTGCGCCGCCGCTTCCTCACCCTGCTCACCATCGTCCTGCTCATCGGCATCCCGGCCGGCTATCTGGTGATCTCGGCGGACCAGAGCCGCGACAGCGGCATCGACAAGGAACGCGAGTCCTCGCCCGTCGGCCTCCAGGACAACCGGCCCTCCCAGATGAAGCGCCGCGTCTTCGAGGTCCCGATCCCGTCCGGTGCCTGGAACGTCGCCTACTACGAGACCAGCAACTGGAAGACGAGCCGGCTGTACGTCCAGTTCACGACCACGGCGGGCGGTCTGGACGCCTACCTGGCCGACAGCGGCGGCAGCCGCGCCGCGCTGAAGTCCGGCGAGGTCAGCGTGAGCGGGCGCGACGCGGACATCGTCGGCTGGAACTTCGTGCCGTCCCACCGCTGGGCCGGCGCCACGGTCGCCCACGAGCCGCCCCGGCCCACCCGCGACATCACGGTCGACCTGACCGACCCGGCCTTCCCGCGCGTGTACGTGGTCTCGACGACGTCCCCCTGA
- a CDS encoding 3-oxoadipate enol-lactone hydrolase (3-oxoadipate enol-lactone hydrolase [Streptomyces albus J1074];~Alpha/beta hydrolase family; pfam12697;~Carboxymuconolactone decarboxylase family; cl00460;~identified by MetaGeneAnnotator; putative): MSETPTNTLQYRVDGREDAPVLVLGPSLGTTWHMWDRQIPELIRDWRVVRFDLPGHGGAPAQPASSVAELGDRLLATLDELGIQRFGYAGCSLGGAIGMDLALRAPHRVASLVLVAASPRFGSADEFRQRAVMVRANGLEPMARTAPEQWFTPTFAAAQPAIVDWAVQMVRTTDPGCYIAACEALAVFDVRESLGRIGVPALVLVGSEDAITGPAEARTLVAGIQDARLAVVPAASHLAPVEQPSAVTELLAGHFAPLGQDTHGGLTVVPAPVAVPSPQDPAVPQMPQASAPVVPVGEIAPMAPAEDDATARPDVYERGLKLRREMLGDAHVDETLADPFAADFQTLATRYAWGEVWSRDGLDRRTRSAVTLAALIAGGHHDSLADHTRAALRSGLTAGELREILLQTAVYCGLPAAESALRVVGRVIKEDTTPQA, translated from the coding sequence GTGAGCGAGACACCGACGAACACCCTGCAATACCGCGTCGACGGACGAGAGGACGCACCGGTCCTGGTCCTGGGGCCCTCCCTCGGCACCACCTGGCACATGTGGGACCGGCAGATACCGGAACTCATCCGCGACTGGCGGGTCGTCCGGTTCGACCTGCCGGGCCACGGCGGCGCGCCCGCCCAGCCCGCCAGCTCCGTCGCGGAGCTCGGCGACCGGCTGCTCGCCACCCTCGACGAACTCGGCATCCAGCGCTTCGGCTACGCCGGCTGCTCGCTCGGCGGTGCCATCGGCATGGACCTCGCCCTGCGCGCCCCGCACCGGGTCGCCTCGCTCGTGCTCGTCGCCGCCTCGCCCCGGTTCGGCAGCGCCGACGAGTTCCGCCAGCGCGCCGTGATGGTCCGGGCCAACGGCCTGGAGCCGATGGCCCGTACCGCGCCCGAGCAGTGGTTCACCCCCACCTTCGCCGCGGCCCAGCCCGCCATCGTCGACTGGGCCGTGCAGATGGTCCGTACGACCGACCCCGGCTGCTACATCGCCGCCTGCGAGGCGCTCGCCGTCTTCGACGTCCGGGAGTCCCTGGGCCGGATCGGCGTTCCCGCCCTCGTCCTGGTCGGCTCCGAGGACGCGATCACCGGACCCGCCGAGGCCCGTACCCTCGTCGCCGGCATACAGGACGCCCGGCTCGCCGTCGTCCCCGCCGCGTCTCATCTGGCCCCCGTCGAGCAGCCCTCGGCCGTCACCGAGCTGCTCGCCGGCCACTTCGCCCCGCTCGGCCAGGACACCCACGGCGGCCTGACCGTGGTGCCCGCACCGGTCGCCGTCCCGAGCCCGCAGGACCCGGCGGTCCCGCAGATGCCGCAGGCCTCCGCGCCCGTCGTACCGGTCGGCGAGATCGCCCCGATGGCCCCCGCCGAGGACGACGCGACGGCCCGCCCGGACGTGTACGAGCGCGGGCTCAAGCTGCGCCGGGAGATGCTCGGCGACGCCCATGTCGACGAGACCCTCGCCGATCCCTTCGCCGCCGACTTCCAGACCCTGGCCACCCGCTACGCCTGGGGTGAGGTATGGAGCCGCGACGGGCTCGACCGCCGCACCCGCAGCGCCGTGACCCTCGCCGCGCTGATCGCCGGCGGGCACCACGACTCGCTCGCCGACCACACCCGGGCCGCCCTGCGCAGCGGGCTGACCGCCGGTGAGCTGCGGGAGATCCTGCTCCAGACCGCCGTCTACTGCGGGCTGCCCGCCGCCGAGAGCGCGCTGCGCGTCGTCGGCCGGGTGATCAAGGAGGACACCACACCGCAAGCGTAG
- a CDS encoding beta-lactamase (Beta-lactamase superfamily domain; pfam13483;~Predicted Zn-dependent hydrolases of the beta-lactamase fold [General function prediction only];~SMART: beta-lactamase domain protein; KEGG: sgr:SGR_1256 hypothetical protein;~beta-lactamase [Streptomyces flavogriseus ATCC33331];~identified by MetaGeneAnnotator; putative) has product MKLTKNTHACVRLEKDGRALVIDPGMFTEEDAALGADVLLVTHEHADHFDEGRLRAALEANPAAEVWTPRSVAEQLTAAFPGRIHTVGHGDAFTAAGFDIQVHGELHAVIHPDIPRVTNTGFLVDDALFHPGDALTVPDRPVETLFLPVMAPWNKISEVIDYVREVRPTRAYDVHDALLTDLARPIYDGQIGALGGTDHHRLAPGESVRL; this is encoded by the coding sequence GTGAAGCTGACGAAGAACACGCACGCCTGTGTCCGCCTGGAGAAGGACGGGCGGGCGCTCGTCATCGACCCGGGGATGTTCACCGAGGAGGACGCCGCGCTCGGCGCCGACGTCCTCCTGGTCACCCACGAGCACGCCGACCACTTCGACGAGGGCCGGCTGCGGGCCGCCCTGGAGGCGAATCCGGCCGCCGAGGTGTGGACGCCGCGCAGCGTCGCCGAGCAGCTGACGGCCGCCTTCCCGGGGCGGATCCACACCGTCGGCCACGGCGACGCCTTCACGGCCGCCGGCTTCGACATCCAGGTGCACGGCGAACTGCACGCCGTGATCCACCCGGACATCCCCCGCGTCACCAACACCGGCTTCCTCGTCGACGACGCCCTGTTCCACCCCGGCGACGCGCTCACCGTGCCGGACCGGCCCGTGGAGACTCTGTTCCTTCCGGTCATGGCCCCGTGGAACAAGATCTCCGAGGTGATCGACTACGTCCGGGAGGTGCGGCCCACGCGCGCGTACGACGTCCACGACGCGCTCCTGACCGACCTGGCCCGCCCGATCTACGACGGGCAGATCGGCGCTCTCGGCGGCACCGACCACCACCGCCTCGCCCCGGGCGAGTCGGTGCGGCTCTGA
- a CDS encoding exonuclease (DNA binding site [nucleotide binding];~Escherichia coli exonuclease III (ExoIII) and Neisseria meningitides NExo-like subfamily of the ExoIII family purinic/apyrimidinic (AP) endonucleases; cd09086;~exonuclease [Streptomyces cattleya NRRL 8057 = DSM46488];~identified by MetaGeneAnnotator; putative;~metal binding site A [ion binding];~putative AP binding site [nucleotide binding];~putative catalytic site [active];~putative metal binding site B [ion binding];~putative phosphate binding site [ion binding]), with protein MRIATWNVNSITARLPRLLAWLESSGTDVLCVQETKCTAEQFPAEELRQLGYESVVNATGRWNGVALVSRVGLADVVTGLPGGPDYDGAQEPRAISATCGPIRLWSVYVPNGREVAHEHYAYKLRWLEALKAAVADDAAGERPFAVLGDYNIAPADDDVWDIAAFEGATHVTEPERAALAALREAGLGDVVPRPLKYDHPYTYWDYRQLSFPKNKGMRIDLVYGNKPFADAVKDSYVDREERKGKGASDHAPVVVDLDV; from the coding sequence ATGCGCATCGCCACCTGGAACGTCAATTCGATCACCGCGCGGCTGCCCCGGCTGCTGGCCTGGCTGGAGAGCAGCGGCACCGACGTGCTGTGCGTCCAGGAGACCAAGTGCACCGCCGAGCAGTTCCCCGCCGAGGAGCTGCGGCAGCTGGGGTACGAGTCGGTGGTCAACGCCACCGGCCGGTGGAACGGGGTCGCCTTGGTCTCCCGGGTCGGCCTCGCGGACGTGGTCACCGGCCTGCCCGGCGGCCCCGACTACGACGGCGCGCAGGAGCCCCGCGCCATCTCGGCGACCTGTGGTCCGATCCGTCTGTGGTCGGTGTACGTGCCGAACGGCCGCGAGGTGGCCCACGAGCACTACGCGTACAAGCTGCGCTGGCTGGAGGCCCTGAAGGCGGCCGTCGCCGACGACGCGGCGGGGGAGCGGCCCTTCGCGGTGCTCGGCGACTACAACATCGCGCCGGCCGACGACGATGTCTGGGACATCGCCGCCTTCGAGGGCGCCACCCATGTCACCGAGCCCGAGCGGGCCGCGCTCGCCGCGCTGCGCGAGGCGGGCCTGGGCGACGTGGTGCCGCGCCCGCTGAAGTACGACCACCCGTACACGTACTGGGACTACCGCCAGCTGAGCTTCCCGAAGAACAAGGGCATGCGCATCGACCTGGTCTACGGCAACAAGCCGTTCGCGGACGCCGTCAAGGACAGCTACGTCGACCGCGAGGAGCGTAAGGGCAAGGGAGCCTCCGACCACGCCCCCGTGGTCGTCGACCTCGACGTGTGA
- a CDS encoding hypothetical protein (Hypothetical protein XNR_0502 [Streptomyces albus J1074];~identified by MetaGeneAnnotator; putative) has protein sequence MVPGGARWDAVLMEIPFLGNWRSRHQAERSPLVSVFDRDPEGAAELLAECELLRARAEGAGVRLDDTPLSLSALDQLPPRWRDDPEELPWIGNDAGLYLGTVVVRTVPGASWDLRPDGQPVVRLASGREFDVVAAGLDWATTGSPELSQVYAEAAEH, from the coding sequence GTGGTGCCCGGCGGGGCGCGGTGGGACGCTGTCCTGATGGAGATTCCCTTCCTGGGCAACTGGCGCAGCCGTCACCAGGCCGAACGGTCCCCACTCGTCTCGGTCTTCGACCGGGACCCGGAAGGGGCGGCCGAACTGCTGGCCGAGTGCGAGCTGCTGCGCGCCCGTGCCGAGGGGGCCGGGGTACGGCTCGACGACACCCCTCTCTCGCTGAGCGCCCTCGACCAGCTCCCGCCCCGCTGGCGCGACGACCCCGAGGAACTGCCCTGGATCGGCAACGACGCCGGTCTCTATCTCGGCACGGTCGTCGTCCGTACCGTCCCCGGCGCTTCCTGGGATCTGCGTCCGGACGGTCAGCCGGTGGTCCGGCTCGCCTCGGGCCGGGAGTTCGACGTGGTGGCGGCCGGACTCGACTGGGCCACCACCGGAAGCCCGGAGCTGTCCCAGGTCTACGCCGAGGCCGCCGAGCACTGA
- a CDS encoding glutamate ABC transporter ATP-binding protein (ABC transporter signature motif;~ABC-type polar amino acid transport system, ATPase component [Aminoacid transport andmetabolism]; COG1126;~ATP binding site [chemical binding];~ATP-binding cassette domain of the histidine and glutamine transporters; cd03262;~D-loop;~H-loop/switch region;~Q-loop/lid;~Walker A/P-loop;~Walker B;~glutamate ABC transporter ATP-binding protein [Streptomyces griseus subsp. griseus NBRC13350];~identified by MetaGeneAnnotator; putative), translating to MAVADPLIELRGVNKHFGTLHVLQDIHLSVGRGEVVVVIGPSGSGKSTLCRAMNRLESVESGEILIDGEPLPEEGKALARLRAEVGMVFQSFNLFAHKTVLANVSLAQMKVRKRKRDEADRRSRELLERVGLAAHAEKYPSQLSGGQQQRVAIARALAMDPKALLFDEPTSALDPEMINEVLEVMRQLARDGMTMVVVTHEMGFARSAANRVVFMADGRIVEDRAPEDFFTAPNSERARDFLSKILKH from the coding sequence ATGGCCGTCGCCGATCCGTTGATCGAACTGCGGGGCGTCAACAAACACTTCGGTACGTTGCACGTTCTTCAGGACATCCATCTCTCCGTCGGCAGGGGCGAGGTGGTGGTCGTCATCGGACCCTCCGGCTCCGGCAAATCGACGCTCTGCCGGGCGATGAACCGCCTGGAGTCCGTCGAGTCGGGGGAGATCCTCATCGACGGAGAACCCCTCCCCGAGGAAGGCAAGGCACTCGCCCGGCTGCGCGCCGAAGTCGGCATGGTGTTCCAGTCGTTCAACCTCTTCGCGCACAAGACCGTCCTCGCCAACGTCTCCCTCGCGCAGATGAAGGTCCGCAAGCGCAAGAGGGACGAGGCCGATCGGCGCTCCCGCGAACTCCTCGAACGGGTCGGGCTCGCCGCCCACGCCGAGAAGTACCCGTCCCAGCTCTCCGGCGGCCAGCAGCAGCGCGTGGCCATCGCCCGCGCCCTCGCCATGGACCCCAAGGCACTGCTCTTCGACGAGCCGACCTCCGCTCTCGACCCCGAGATGATCAACGAGGTCCTGGAGGTCATGCGGCAGCTCGCCCGGGACGGCATGACCATGGTCGTCGTCACCCACGAGATGGGCTTCGCCCGCTCCGCCGCCAACCGGGTCGTCTTCATGGCCGACGGCCGGATCGTCGAGGACCGCGCGCCCGAGGACTTCTTCACCGCCCCGAACAGCGAGCGGGCCCGGGACTTCCTCTCCAAGATCCTCAAGCACTGA
- a CDS encoding glutamate-binding protein of ABC transporter system (Bacterial extracellular solute-binding proteins, family 3; pfam00497;~Bacterial periplasmic transport systems use membrane-bound complexes and substrate-bound, membrane-associated, periplasmic binding proteins (PBPs) to transport a wide variety of substrates, such as, amino acids, peptides, sugars, vitamins and inorganic...; cd00134;~Glutamate-binding protein of ABC transporter system [Streptomyces venezuelae ATCC10712];~hinge residues;~identified by MetaGeneAnnotator; putative;~membrane-bound complex binding site;~substrate binding pocket [chemical binding]) has protein sequence MHRTKRTLAALALLLAAALAAGGCGREGSPPVKGPEPGKLPVYHVQTNFSLPDSPTWTRAKRRGHLIVGAKEDQPYMGEKDPATGVYSGFDIEIARMMAASLGFDPAGIEFRTIASANRETALQNGQIDYYVGTYTINANRKKLVGFAGPYFMAGQSLLVRTDENDIHGPQDLAGRRVCSATGSTPYQRIKADYPKAQLVGYDTYSICVDNLLTYQVDVVTTDDAILMGFAAKAPGELKLVGKPFSKEPYGIGVPRNDNALRFALDDAIVAHQKNGDWKKAFEATLGLSGVPAPTPPPVDRYPAT, from the coding sequence ATGCACCGTACGAAACGAACCCTGGCCGCGCTCGCCCTCCTGCTGGCCGCCGCGCTCGCCGCCGGCGGCTGCGGCCGGGAGGGCAGCCCGCCCGTCAAGGGCCCCGAGCCCGGCAAGCTGCCCGTCTACCACGTACAGACGAACTTCAGCCTGCCGGACTCGCCGACCTGGACCCGGGCCAAGCGGCGCGGGCACCTGATCGTCGGCGCCAAGGAGGACCAGCCCTACATGGGCGAGAAGGACCCCGCGACGGGGGTGTACTCGGGCTTCGACATCGAGATCGCCCGGATGATGGCCGCCTCCCTCGGCTTCGACCCGGCCGGCATCGAGTTCCGCACCATCGCCTCCGCCAACCGGGAGACGGCCCTGCAGAACGGCCAGATCGACTACTACGTCGGCACCTACACCATCAACGCCAACCGCAAGAAGCTCGTCGGCTTCGCCGGGCCCTACTTCATGGCCGGCCAGTCGCTGCTCGTACGCACCGACGAGAACGACATCCACGGGCCGCAGGACCTGGCCGGCCGCCGGGTCTGCTCGGCCACCGGATCCACCCCGTACCAGCGGATCAAGGCCGACTACCCGAAGGCCCAACTCGTCGGCTACGACACCTACTCCATCTGCGTCGACAACCTGCTCACCTACCAGGTCGACGTGGTGACCACCGACGACGCCATCCTCATGGGCTTCGCCGCCAAGGCCCCCGGCGAACTCAAGCTCGTCGGCAAACCGTTCTCCAAGGAGCCGTACGGCATCGGCGTCCCGCGCAACGACAACGCGCTGCGGTTCGCCCTCGACGACGCCATCGTCGCCCACCAGAAGAACGGCGACTGGAAGAAGGCGTTCGAAGCGACCCTGGGTCTGTCCGGGGTGCCCGCGCCCACGCCGCCCCCCGTCGACCGCTACCCGGCGACCTGA
- a CDS encoding polar amino acid ABC transporter inner membrane subunit (ABC-ATPase subunit interface;~ABC-type arginine transport system, permease component [Aminoacid transport andmetabolism]; COG4215;~KEGG: sgr:SGR_1249 putative glutamate ABC transporter permease protein; TIGRFAM: polar amino acid ABC transporter, inner membrane subunit; PFAM: binding-protein-dependent transport systems inner membrane component;~Transmembrane subunit (TM) foundin Periplasmic Binding Protein (PBP)-dependent ATP-Binding Cassette (ABC) transporters which generally bind type 2 PBPs. These types of transporters consist of a PBP, two TMs, and two cytoplasmic ABC ATPase subunits, and...; cd06261;~conserved gate region;~dimer interface [polypeptide binding];~identified by MetaGeneAnnotator; putative;~polar amino acid ABC transporter inner membrane subunit [Streptomyces sp. SirexAA- E];~putative PBP binding loops) — MDVLTENFSTYAEGFLGTVELTVYAGVLALVLGFLMAGFRVAPVGSLRVFGTVWVTLLRNTPLTLLFFAVILGLPRFGVVLPFKLFAVLALGCYTSAFICEALRSGINTVPLGQGEAARSLGMTFTQTLGAVVLPQAFRSVIPPVGSTLIALAKNSAIAGAFSVTELLGTYKTLSELGFNIIWTFVWIAVGYLIITLAISALFHYLEKRYGVAR; from the coding sequence ATGGACGTCCTGACCGAAAATTTCTCGACCTACGCCGAAGGCTTTCTCGGCACCGTCGAACTCACCGTCTACGCCGGTGTGCTGGCCCTCGTCCTCGGCTTCCTCATGGCCGGCTTCCGGGTCGCCCCGGTCGGCTCCCTGCGGGTCTTCGGCACCGTGTGGGTCACCCTGCTGCGCAACACCCCGCTCACCCTGCTCTTCTTCGCCGTGATCCTGGGCCTGCCCCGCTTCGGCGTCGTGCTGCCCTTCAAGCTGTTCGCGGTCCTCGCGCTCGGCTGTTACACCTCCGCGTTCATCTGCGAGGCGCTGCGCTCCGGCATCAACACCGTGCCGCTCGGGCAGGGCGAGGCCGCCCGCAGCCTCGGCATGACCTTCACCCAGACCCTTGGCGCCGTCGTCCTGCCGCAGGCGTTTCGCAGCGTCATCCCGCCGGTCGGCTCCACCCTGATCGCCCTCGCCAAGAACTCCGCCATCGCCGGGGCGTTCAGCGTCACCGAACTCCTCGGCACCTACAAGACCCTGAGCGAGCTCGGCTTCAACATCATCTGGACCTTCGTCTGGATCGCCGTCGGCTACCTCATCATCACCCTCGCCATCAGCGCGCTCTTCCACTACCTGGAGAAGCGCTATGGAGTCGCCCGATGA